One genomic region from Candidatus Omnitrophota bacterium encodes:
- a CDS encoding phosphoribosylanthranilate isomerase: MRTMIKICGVTNEKDVNFISMLDVDFIGFNLVSGSKRAVSENALKKLVSMVPSYINSVAVMVNPELKDVKRIIKKTGISFYQLHGDESVDFVREVKELGVKVIKAFRFSDGDSVEKALPYAECADYLLVDSFSPETPGGTGIRYSADIAKQVKGMGLPMFLAGGLDPDNAAEAVSGVEPFAVDTASGVENSPRSKDIEKVRAFIRAVRGA, translated from the coding sequence ATGAGAACAATGATCAAAATATGCGGCGTGACGAACGAGAAGGATGTGAATTTCATATCCATGCTGGATGTGGATTTCATAGGTTTCAATCTTGTGTCGGGCTCCAAAAGGGCGGTTTCTGAGAACGCCCTTAAAAAACTCGTCTCTATGGTTCCTTCCTATATCAACTCCGTGGCTGTCATGGTAAACCCCGAATTGAAGGATGTGAAGAGGATAATAAAGAAAACGGGCATATCTTTTTACCAGCTCCACGGCGACGAAAGCGTTGACTTTGTCAGAGAGGTGAAAGAGCTCGGCGTGAAAGTGATAAAGGCCTTCAGGTTTTCCGACGGAGATTCCGTGGAAAAAGCACTGCCTTACGCCGAATGCGCGGATTATCTTCTCGTTGACAGTTTTTCGCCGGAGACGCCGGGAGGAACGGGCATCAGGTATTCTGCGGATATAGCGAAACAAGTGAAGGGAATGGGGCTGCCCATGTTCCTGGCCGGCGGCCTCGATCCCGACAATGCCGCCGAAGCCGTCAGCGGGGTAGAACCTTTTGCCGTGGACACGGCATCAGGCGTTGAGAACAGCCCCCGCAGCAAAGACATTGAAAAAGTCAGGGCCTTCATAAGGGCGGTGCGCGGGGCGTAA